The region ACATCAAGGCCGTTATTACTCAAAATATCGATGGACTTCACCAGAAAGCCGGTAATCAAAATGTCATCGAACTCCATGGTAGCATATACAATTATTACTGTATAAAATGTTTGAAGAGATACACCATAGATGATGTCAAAAATATGCTTTCGAAAACTTCTGTTCCAAAGTGTAATTGTTCTGGTATGATTAGACCTGATATAGTCTTTTTTGGCGAGCAATTGCCACAAAAAGCATTATCGGAAGCAGAATATCACTCAGTCAACTGTGATTTAATGATAGTATTTGGAAGCTCATTGCTGGTTTATCCAGCAGCACAATTTCCATATATAGCGAAAATGAATGGCAGCAAATTGATAATCGTGAACAGTGGAAGAACTGGTTTGGATCATATATGTGATTTAAAAATCGAGAAGGAACTTTCAACTTTCGCAAATGAATTTTTCTCCTCTGGCTCAGACTTTTTAAACTGAGCTTGTTTTGAAACCCAAAAAGGAATGAGATATTCAGGATTGGATTACATATTGATTTAAAAAATTTAAGAAAGGAGGTAGCGGCAACATTCCTCTTCTAT is a window of Pseudothermotoga elfii DSM 9442 = NBRC 107921 DNA encoding:
- a CDS encoding NAD-dependent protein deacylase; its protein translation is MNLIELLKSCRYGVALTGAGISTPSGIPDFRSPTGLYSKYPENVFDIDYLYNNPEGFYRFCKEALIPMADAKPNVAHYLLAKLEQKGYIKAVITQNIDGLHQKAGNQNVIELHGSIYNYYCIKCLKRYTIDDVKNMLSKTSVPKCNCSGMIRPDIVFFGEQLPQKALSEAEYHSVNCDLMIVFGSSLLVYPAAQFPYIAKMNGSKLIIVNSGRTGLDHICDLKIEKELSTFANEFFSSGSDFLN